Genomic DNA from Magnolia sinica isolate HGM2019 chromosome 4, MsV1, whole genome shotgun sequence:
atttgtgTCTACAAGAATCTTCAACGGCAGGTGTTCAAtacacactatttcctgtgatgtggtccacttgagctttggatttgtttgaattttgggctcatgatctaagatgagatgataaaatggatggatggtgtggataagacacatacatcacagtaggccctaaaGCCTACTTGtatattgatccaaaccattcaaatggtACATCCATTATTGATGGGTCATTAAGTAGGACTCAGGGCGAAAATATAATCCGGCGAAGTCGAGCTATAGATGGGTCACCAACTTGGACTAATATGACATGAGCCTTatagatatttatatataaaGTGAAATTCCATTTCACGTGATGGGCCTTCTAGATCACTGCACTTGGTCAGTCGTTAATGCTCACTGTACGCCCATATAAGACCCCAACGATTCCTTCTAGCTGCCGTTTCCTGACCTCCATTGAATGACTTGTATCATCCAAACCCCTATAAATCAATGAAGTGCAGGTATCAACTTTGCTAAGATTCCAGACTCACATAGGATGGACGTCTACGATCATGCAAACGGTCTAACGCCTATCATCCTGGGAGACATCATCTGCCTCCCGATGAGCTTGCGAGCTGCGATGGATCTAAAGGTCTTCGAGATCATTGCCAATGCTGGACCTGAAGCTATGCTCTCCCCATCAGAGATGGTTGCCAAAATGCCCACATCTAATCCACATGCTGCAACCTCCTTGGAGCGTATACTCCGAGTCCTTGTAACGGATAGGATCCTTACCATGTCGGCAAGATCAGACGGTAAGGGTGGGGTGCAGGAACACTTGTACGGTCTAACTGACCGATCTGGTTTCCTGGTGCCTGACAAGGATGGTGTCACGGCAGCTCCAATAGCACGACTCTTCCTCGATCGAGTAACGATGGAGGGCTTGTTTTATCTCAAGGATGCCGTGATTGAAGGCGGGCGTACCCCTTTTGAGATGGCCCATGGTGTGGATATCTTTGGGTTTGGTTCGAAGGAGCCAAGGTACAACAATGTGTTCCAAGAGGGTATGAGCAATACCTCTGTTATTGCTATGAAAGAGATATTTAAGGTGTATAAAGGTTTCAATGAAGTGAAACAACTGATGGATGTGGGTGGGGGCACGGGCACCTGCATTTCTTCCATTGTCTCCCACTTTCCACACATACGTGGTTCGAATTTTGATTTGCCTCATGTAATTGAAAGTGCACCTCATTGCCCAggtatacctctctctctctctctctctctctctctctctctctaggtttGCTAATTTCACACGTGTATTGGAGCCACACCTATTGTCGGTGTATGTCACCGTGTGACATGTGTGTGAGATATGAGCTTTACATCCAGAGAGCTCCACCGTTTACTCTTTTGTCATAAAAATGAGGTCGCTGCATACTTCCCATAGGCTGCAGCATATTAAAACAAATGGCGGAAGGctaaaaatttcttttaactgcCAATTTCGTATgtcatggcccacctaaagaaTGTAAGTATCTAATTTTTTCCAGACAGAAGATCTAACCATTATTTCCTAGTCATTAAAAGCTCATTTGCACATTTGTCCATGCGAGGATTGTACCCGGTGTGTAAATAGGTGTATATATGCATACATGCATATTTATAGTGGTacatgtgtttggatggatgtatcTATGGTCCTAAGTTCTTTTACCTGGTTTTGCAGGCGTGGAACACGTGGGTGGAAATATGTTTGAGGATGTACCAAGTGCGGAGACCATTTTTATGAAGGTTAGTtagatgtttatttatttaatttcatCTACATGGGTCACTATCAATCTTTTAATGCCTTGCACCTGCCATGTGTATTAATATGCCTATGCTATAAGTGTTACATGAGCCACCATCCATCCTAATCTCCCCACATCGCCGTGAGTGCCGCGGTTGTCTATGGGCTGAAATATTAGAACCCCTTTACTAGACACACGGGCTCGGGCCCATTTCTTTTTTCCCATGTGGGCCCAGCAGGAGTCAGGCCTGGTTTTACTTTGTGGGCTGGGATTGGACAGAACCCAGCCAGCCCACCGAGAGCTCTAGTTGCAGAACAAACCAGACGAGCCCATTTGAAATCCTAAGATTAGCCATACAAGCTTGGTTACGTGTCTTTAAGCTGTCCATTGTATTTATTAACGTTGAAAATTTAAAACCCAAACATGGCTGCATGCAGTTTGTGCTTCACGACTGGGACGATGATCATTGCGTAAAGCTGTTAAAGAACTGCTGGAATGCGTTGCCTGATGGTGGAAAGGTGATCAATGTTGAGCTCGTGGTCCCTTCCGTACTTGGCACAGATGCCGTTTCACGCCAGACGGCCGTTGAAGATCTATTGATGATGTCCTGCAGTCCCGGCGGTAAGGAACGGACGGCGGCTGAGTATGACAATCTCGCAAAAGCAGCCGGATTTGCAGAAACAAAGGATATTCCAATCTCGCTGGGCATTCATGTGATTGAATTCTACAAGAGGATTTCGCTCAAGAACTAGCATGCTAGTGAAAGTGAGCAAATGACAAGGCTATAGTGATAGAGGGGAAGTTAAAGAGGTTGCACATGTGCTGATGtggcacgtgtgtgagatccgaACCAATCGTCAGCTGGGTCCCAGTTGAATATACCCATAAATTCAACAACACGTGTTTGGCCCAACTGAGACTAGTTGGATCGTTGGGTCGTGGTACattcatgatggaccccacctaatgaatggctcaGGATGGAACACCTCTTAGTCTCTCCTACTGCTACGTGGCTTTGCATTTCTCATTACAGATATCTCTAGTAATCAATGGGAAAAGAAAGCTAgactagtgttttttttttttttttctttttttcctctctttctatGTTTTATCTCCATGTTATTAGTCCCCATTTCACAAAGCGGTTGTGTGGTCTGGATTAATTTATGTATGAGTTCATCAACAGGCAGAGAATTAAAGTAATAATCCTGCCTGCGCACATGGAACACCCGAGTATTTGTATGCACTGTAAGTTTCTAATATGGGGAATTGAACGGATCTTGCTGTGCATTGGATATGAAGATATGAAGAACTATATTGTGTACCTTGTTGTGTCGCCATTGCTGTGAAATCGAATGCCTATCTTTCTGActtggtgtaggattggggacccagccctCTTAATATAGAACTCTGTTCTAAAATACTGTGTGCATGTCACACTTATAGCATTCTACCCTTTACACAAATCTCAGGATATATCAATGCAGTGGGTCTCACTGGTTTACCCGATTGCTTATCCAACCTTTAGGACAATTTAGACCATTTGATCAATAAGACCCACCATATAAAGACCTTACATGCACTACTTTTACATATCACAAACCGGAATTCACATAGAACACCCGGAACAGAGGATCCTCACCGTTAgttttccattgaatgtggaccattaacaTTTGGTTTTAAAACCAAATCAGATGGACCATGCAAGCACATTTCTAGCACTTGCCTTTCAAATGAGCCCACGTAGGATATGTAAAATCCGTTCTCCATCAGGTTCTGTTCTCAAGTGGGCCGTGGGGCGGACTAtcgtatctttcatcaaactctttaacCAGGTGAGCTGCCTGCTTATATTGGACCCGAATCCCCTACACCACCTGTTGTACGTAGTGCCTACAACAATTGAGCTGGGCTCACTCCCCACGGGACATCGGGTGCGTCCCTGGATTTTAGGCCTAGCAGCCatcctcattaaaaaaaaaaaccgaggTTGGCCACACTACAGGGAACAATGGAGAGGGAGGGAACACCAACCACAAATTGTAGAATGTGCATATGGCAAACAATagtatttatattccatccaatccattcatcaggtgtgaatCATTAAGATGAAGTGACATTCCAAAAACCAAcctgatccgaaactcaggtgggccacgcatgctGAACTTGCTGGTAGGCATGATTTTTATAATGGCTCGTGAGAGTATTTTTATAACTAAGGGCCTGATTGAAATCATGTATTCTATAACAAAAAGAATATAGTTTCCTTTAATTTAATATAGTTTCCCTTCCATTTCAGACACAACCTACCTTTTTCAAAGGCCATGATTTAAAGCAGGTGATAAGgacattttggtcatttcctttTTAAAGCTATAGCATGCAATTTGGAAGTAGTGGGTGATAAAAACCCATCAGGGGGagatttattataaattatcATGAGCTTGGCATGCTACAAATTTCAAGAATAAAAACAAGCAAGAGATATCAAACAAATGCTAGAAAGACGTGGGGAtatatacaattttttttaaaaaagaaaataaataatcaCCAAAACTACAATTCACTATTGAAGGGGATTCTTTGACCATGGTTAGATGATCCAACCGTCAATCTGGTGGACCAACTGCAAATTGATAATGCTCTTGAAATTTTTCTGATTGAAAGATTCTAGCCCTTCAATTTGTGGCCTTTCTTATTTTACTAGATGTAGCTCATTTTTGTACCTCTTCTCTTAACCATATGTTTGTGGGCCATATAGGGCAAGGTTGGGACTGCCAACGTGGGAGATCTTCGACTATTTTCACCTTGGTAACTATAAAACTATTCCTCAGCTAtgtcattttattttctttagaaATGGAGCTCATACAAAGCATGTTCCTAAGAGCGGTACGTGATCCAATCAAATCTCACTAGCTGATTGCTAGGGATATTCTTTGTGACGCGATGTGACAGTATTTTTGTGTGCCACTCACTGCTATTTGATTGAATATCAcacgttaaaaccttcctagggcccaccataatatttaattgtcatccaacttgttgataaggtcacacaagcttggatgaaggaaaaaataaaaaggttataatcttgatccaatgacccacaagaagtttctaatggtcaatcatcactgttcctgaggtatagtccacctgagatttggatctgcttcatttgtaggctcatgccctgaaatgatccagGATGGCAtggctatagaatacatacatcaaggtgggccctacggtaagggctgcaccatcttggcTGAGactgggccacaccgaatccgtTCCCTCCAAATTAAGGAAGTGGATTGCCAGGTGCCATAGGGATATCCTGCGGCACAATGTGGCCTAACCTCTATGggttcatcatgatgtatgtgttttatctacaccttcTATCCATTTTGCTAGTTTATTTTCAGTCATGAGTCTAAAATTGATGTAACTCAaagttcaagtgtaccacaccacaaaaacattGGGGATTAATTGAAAGctcattg
This window encodes:
- the LOC131242248 gene encoding (S)-scoulerine 9-O-methyltransferase-like, giving the protein MDVYDHANGLTPIILGDIICLPMSLRAAMDLKVFEIIANAGPEAMLSPSEMVAKMPTSNPHAATSLERILRVLVTDRILTMSARSDGKGGVQEHLYGLTDRSGFLVPDKDGVTAAPIARLFLDRVTMEGLFYLKDAVIEGGRTPFEMAHGVDIFGFGSKEPRYNNVFQEGMSNTSVIAMKEIFKVYKGFNEVKQLMDVGGGTGTCISSIVSHFPHIRGSNFDLPHVIESAPHCPGVEHVGGNMFEDVPSAETIFMKFVLHDWDDDHCVKLLKNCWNALPDGGKVINVELVVPSVLGTDAVSRQTAVEDLLMMSCSPGGKERTAAEYDNLAKAAGFAETKDIPISLGIHVIEFYKRISLKN